In Lycorma delicatula isolate Av1 chromosome 10, ASM4794821v1, whole genome shotgun sequence, a genomic segment contains:
- the LOC142330853 gene encoding 52 kDa repressor of the inhibitor of the protein kinase-like, producing MFCGTHDLLFRGKGNHEVLFEDLIKLKIGSGNHILKEYIEKSTKNATYLLPQIQNEIISICGDIIRDNITTDIKKACAFGILADKSSDISGKVQLSIEVKFFDEEKVMLPEEFLGNVQLTDIDPKSVASAINNFVEIVGLAEKCIGEGYDGCSSIAGKVSGVQKMI from the coding sequence ATGTTTTGTGGTACACATGACCTACTTTTTAGGGGCAAAGGAAATCATGAAGTTCTTTTTGAAGATTTGATCAAACTCAAAATTGGCTCTGGTAACCACATTTTAAAAGAGTACATAGAAAAGAGCACAAAAAATGCCACTTACTTGTTACcacaaattcaaaatgaaataatcagcATATGTGGTGACATCATTAGAGACAACATCACTACTGACATAAAGAAAGCATGTGCTTTCGGTATCCTGGCAGACAAGAGCAGTGACATATCAGGGAAAGTACAACTTTCTATtgaggttaaattttttgatgaagaaaaGGTGATGCTTCCTGAAGAATTTCTAGGAAATGTACAGTTGACTGACATTGATCCAAAATCTGTAGCATCTGCAATTAACAACTTTGTAGAAATTGTAGGCCTTGCAGAAAAGTGCATTGGAGAAGGATATGATGGGTGTTCCAGTATAGCAGGAAAGGTAAGTGGTGTTCAGAAAATGATTTGA